In a single window of the Zea mays cultivar B73 chromosome 5, Zm-B73-REFERENCE-NAM-5.0, whole genome shotgun sequence genome:
- the LOC100282169 gene encoding uncharacterized isoform X1: MGMEIERPPQPPPVAAAMAAAAAISTVLGDDDLLREILVRLGLPTSLLRAALVCRRWLRHASDPAFLRRFRDLNPPRLLGVYLSTSSGPAPRLRFLPIRPVPELAAAARRAGSFFNAFKGSSAAVYDSRGGRLLVTTFDDRHDSTHQVCRPLSPGGDTTVVPPPPPPPPIQLNNDEECLIYHYGEFLRDDGDGRSYFCVVMGFSELQTTVYLYELHNINWVVKASAAVLLALLPPKPRVMLFDSANFYMLSATNRILVCDFPSSSISVMELPNGVENKPGGCIMLSRGDSSGIFLIYVKEFQLHIFHHRMGINYPSNWSLVDSVSLRQVCANLDMARWPSVNGPSAGVKLCAVGDNAEFVLLEIFGTIVFLDITSRQAEKVYELTPEDKELVSVRPLMLIWPPVFPQLKDAYYDKKE; this comes from the coding sequence ATGGGAATGGAAATCGAGAGGCCGCCGCAGCCACCGCCTGTCGCTGCTGCCATGGCTGCGGCGGCAGCCATTTCCACGGTGCTCGGCGACGACGACCTTCTGCGCGAGATCCTCGTACGCCTCGGCCTCCCCACCAGTCTCCTCCGTGCCGCTCTCGTCTGCCGGCGCTGGCTCCGCCACGCCTCCGATCCGGCCTTCCTCCGCCGATTCCGTGACCTCAACCCGCCCCGTCTCCTCGGCGTCTACCTCTCCACCTCGTCCGGCCCCGCCCCGCGCCTGCGGTTCCTCCCGATTCGTCCGGTCCCggagctcgccgccgccgcccgccgcgCCGGCTCCTTCTTCAACGCCTTCAAGGGATCCTCGGCCGCTGTCTACGACAGCCGCGGTGGCCGCCTCCTCGTCACCACCTTCGATGACCGCCACGACTCCACGCACCAGGTCTGCCGCCCGCTGTCTCCGGGCGGGGACACCACCGTGGTTCCgccgcccccgccgccgccgccgatccAGCTCAACAACGACGAGGAGTGCCTCATCTACCACTACGGTGAATTCCTTCGCGATGATGGCGACGGCCGCTCCTACTTCTGCGTGGTGATGGGGTTTAGTGAGCTGCAGACCACCGTGTACTTGTACGAGTTGCACAACATCAACTGGGTTGTCAAAGCCTCGGCGGCCGTGTTGCTCGCTTTATTGCCACCGAAACCAAGGGTTATGCTCTTCGATAGCGCCAACTTCTACATGTTGTCCGCAACCAACAGGATTCTTGTGTGTGATTTTCCATCCTCAAGTATCTCAGTCATGGAGCTCCCCAATGGGGTGGAGAACAAGCCCGGTGGTTGCATCATGCTTTCCAGGGGAGATAGTTCTGGAATCTTTCTGATCTATGTCAAAGAGTTTCAGCTACACATCTTCCACCATAGGATGGGCATCAATTATCCAAGCAACTGGTCCCTAGTGGATTCTGTTTCTTTGCGTCAGGTATGCGCCAATCTTGATATGGCAAGGTGGCCATCTGTGAATGGACCTAGTGCTGGTGTTAAATTGTGCGCAGTTGGGGACAATGCGGAGTTTGTGCTCTTGGAGATATTTGGTACTATTGTATTCTTGGATATTACAAGCAGGCAAGCAGAGAAGGTGTATGAGCTGACACCAGAGGATAAAGAGTTGGTCAGTGTCCGCCCCCTGATGTTGATATGGCCTCCTGTTTTCCCTCAGTTGAAGGATGCATATTATGACAAAAAAGAGTGA